A section of the Teredinibacter franksiae genome encodes:
- a CDS encoding outer membrane beta-barrel protein — MEEFKITSKNGFRALVVVLSGIMTVSAFAETEEQKGVFRAGFDFSLASLEVNELEPSDEIAIAWGLKVGYESPNGFGVELGSRKYVNANFFSTLIPGTDVTLEHSILYVLPTYTWAYSNNTFLRAKLGFGRWASDYAVNIDPERNSNDRENRTETGIDPYLGIEGGFQFKHVELGLFYDYQSADFVEVKGGGIALSYRF; from the coding sequence ATGGAAGAATTTAAAATCACCTCTAAAAATGGTTTTCGAGCATTGGTTGTTGTGCTGAGCGGGATTATGACCGTCAGTGCTTTTGCAGAAACAGAAGAGCAGAAGGGTGTATTTCGGGCTGGCTTTGATTTTTCCTTAGCCTCTTTGGAGGTAAACGAGCTAGAGCCCTCAGACGAAATCGCTATTGCGTGGGGCTTAAAAGTTGGTTATGAAAGCCCCAATGGTTTCGGCGTGGAGTTGGGTTCTCGGAAGTACGTAAATGCCAACTTTTTCTCTACTTTGATACCGGGTACAGATGTAACCTTAGAGCACTCTATATTGTACGTATTACCCACATACACTTGGGCCTACAGCAACAATACCTTTCTGCGGGCTAAACTTGGTTTTGGGCGCTGGGCGTCTGACTATGCCGTAAATATAGACCCTGAAAGAAACAGTAACGATCGAGAAAACCGCACTGAAACGGGTATTGACCCCTATCTGGGTATTGAAGGGGGCTTCCAGTTTAAGCACGTTGAGTTGGGGCTATTCTACGATTATCAGTCGGCTGATTTTGTAGAGGTAAAAGGCGGCGGTATAGCGCTGAGTTACCGTTTTTAA
- a CDS encoding nitroreductase family protein — protein sequence MSTSIIDFLLERRSLTAKDLCEPGPSDDQLDIILKAGHRVPDHGKIGPWRFIVFQGGARKTFGNKLARKFEKKHEDATQKLLEFERDRFLRAPLVIAVVSSPIDHPKVPEWEQVLSAGAVCQNILLAAHALGFGAQWLTEWYAYDKRINKKLSLTSEEQVAGFIYIGSYKEKPEERNRPDLNERITFYRGKK from the coding sequence ATGAGTACTTCCATTATTGACTTTTTGCTCGAACGTCGTTCCCTTACAGCGAAAGACCTCTGTGAACCTGGGCCCAGCGATGATCAGCTGGACATAATACTCAAAGCCGGGCACCGAGTGCCAGACCACGGCAAAATAGGACCCTGGCGTTTTATTGTTTTCCAAGGTGGCGCCCGAAAAACTTTTGGTAATAAGCTCGCAAGAAAATTCGAAAAAAAACACGAAGACGCCACACAAAAACTGCTGGAATTTGAACGCGATCGTTTTTTACGCGCGCCGCTCGTTATAGCGGTAGTCAGTAGCCCTATAGACCACCCCAAAGTGCCTGAGTGGGAGCAAGTGCTCTCGGCCGGAGCCGTATGTCAGAATATTCTACTCGCCGCCCATGCGCTAGGTTTTGGCGCTCAGTGGTTAACCGAGTGGTACGCCTACGATAAGCGTATTAACAAAAAGCTTTCGCTAACCTCTGAAGAGCAAGTGGCAGGCTTTATTTATATCGGTAGTTATAAAGAGAAACCAGAGGAACGTAACCGCCCCGACCTGAATGAGCGTATTACTTTCTACCGTGGTAAAAAATAG
- a CDS encoding VIT1/CCC1 transporter family protein — translation MNKSTFNNEHYSHRTGWLRAAVLGANDGIVSTASLVIGVASAGADAQAILLVGTAGLVAGAMSMAAGEYVSVSSQADSEKADLEIEKGHLARSVEYERKELAAIYQGRGLKPDLAMRVAIQLMEHDALDAHARDELGIIERTSARPFQAAFASALAFVIGAILPLLSALLAGYVSPLIAVPAISLLSLVFLGALSTRLGGAPMMPGIIRVVFWGAAAMALTAITGALFEQLFLS, via the coding sequence ATGAATAAATCGACTTTCAATAACGAGCATTACTCCCATCGCACCGGGTGGCTGCGCGCGGCGGTATTGGGGGCGAACGATGGCATAGTGTCTACGGCTAGCCTCGTTATTGGCGTGGCGTCGGCTGGGGCTGATGCGCAGGCGATATTGCTGGTGGGTACGGCGGGTTTGGTGGCGGGTGCAATGTCTATGGCGGCAGGCGAATATGTGTCTGTTAGCTCCCAGGCCGATAGCGAAAAGGCTGACCTGGAAATAGAAAAAGGGCATCTTGCCAGAAGCGTGGAATACGAGCGCAAAGAATTGGCGGCCATATACCAAGGGCGTGGGTTAAAGCCCGATCTAGCCATGCGAGTTGCCATACAGCTAATGGAGCACGACGCCCTAGATGCCCATGCCCGAGACGAACTAGGTATTATAGAGCGAACATCTGCTCGGCCGTTTCAAGCGGCATTTGCCTCAGCCTTAGCATTTGTAATAGGGGCCATTTTGCCCCTATTGAGCGCGTTGTTAGCGGGTTATGTAAGCCCGCTAATTGCCGTACCGGCCATAAGCTTGTTGTCGCTTGTGTTCCTTGGCGCCTTATCTACCCGACTTGGCGGCGCACCTATGATGCCGGGTATTATCCGTGTTGTGTTTTGGGGGGCCGCCGCCATGGCATTAACCGCTATTACCGGCGCATTGTTTGAGCAGTTGTTTCTTTCCTGA
- a CDS encoding Dps family protein: MGKIDIGISSENRIAIAGGLKKLLADSYTLYLQTHNFHWNVTGPQFRDLHLMFEEHYTELATAVDEIAERIRTLDIPAPGTYKAFASLTSIEEVEGVPEATQMVEILTGSHEKVVKTCRAVLAIAQEADDESTAALVGDRMRIHEKTAWMLRAMQ, encoded by the coding sequence ATGGGTAAAATTGATATTGGTATTAGCTCAGAAAACCGTATAGCTATAGCCGGGGGGTTAAAAAAGCTGCTCGCCGATTCGTATACGCTTTACTTGCAAACCCACAACTTTCACTGGAATGTGACCGGGCCGCAATTCCGCGATCTGCATTTAATGTTCGAGGAGCACTATACCGAACTGGCAACAGCCGTTGATGAAATAGCCGAGCGAATTCGAACGTTGGATATTCCCGCACCGGGGACCTATAAAGCATTTGCAAGCCTGACCTCCATAGAGGAGGTGGAAGGTGTGCCAGAGGCTACGCAAATGGTCGAAATACTAACGGGCTCTCACGAGAAAGTGGTTAAAACCTGTAGAGCCGTATTGGCAATAGCACAGGAAGCCGACGATGAGTCCACGGCTGCCCTGGTAGGTGATCGTATGCGTATCCATGAAAAAACCGCCTGGATGCTGCGCGCCATGCAGTAA